The Hypanus sabinus isolate sHypSab1 chromosome 5, sHypSab1.hap1, whole genome shotgun sequence genome has a segment encoding these proteins:
- the LOC132394730 gene encoding zinc finger and BTB domain-containing protein 12-like isoform X9, which yields MASDDVVRFHFPNHEVSILQRMNQLRMEERFCDVTIVAERLRFPGHRVVLAACSPFLRDQFHMNPSREVEVFPMTGAQTVQRLLLSCYTGTLEFPFGDILDYLTAASCLQMEHVVEKCRQSLSPRIGPRLPPAPPGPSPGLGGDESGPDRDRDPDQERPCTPQIASSSERDGPWAEAGESVKLEQEQQQEPLPRPRPRPRPPAASFGQADDLRIRKVESLADCMAPGSGEGPEPDQRIHSTVGGGGAGSGSGSHDYPETGGAPYDMSEVLISDDFPEEDYESSASEDCRSGFYRGPEDPASHPLRPDGPEGPGAEPVRCSECAAVFEQREHLAAHMVTHRLYMCLLCGKVFKKNARLAQHINVHTGFKPYCCAVCGRTFTQKRSLKDHMNVHNGDAPHCCNYCDMRFTHYSTLRVHLRDQHGKTTTRNLENRPAEISMVLP from the coding sequence ATGGCCTCGGACGACGTGGTGCGCTTCCACTTTCCCAACCACGAGGTGTCGATCCTGCAGCGGATGAACCAGCTGCGGATGGAGGAGCGGTTCTGCGACGTGACCATCGTGGCAGAGCGGCTGCGGTTCCCGGGGCACCGGGTGGTCCTGGCTGCCTGCTCCCCGTTCCTGCGGGACCAATTCCACATGAACCCCTCCCGGGAGGTGGAGGTCTTCCCCATGACCGGAGCGCAGACTGTGCAGCGCTTGCTGCTCTCCTGTTACACTGGCACGCTGGAGTTCCCCTTTGGCGACATCCTCGACTACCTGACAGCGGCCAGCTGCCTGCAGATGGAGCACGTGGTGGAGAAGTGCCGCCAGTCCCTCTCGCCGCGGATCGGACCCCGCCTGCCGCCCGCACCGCCGGGCCCCAGCCCGGGTCTGGGAGGGGACGAGTCAGGCCCGGACCGGGACCGCGACCCAGACCAGGAGCGGCCGTGCACGCCGCAGATCGCCAGCTCCTCTGAGCGCGACGGGCCATGGGCCGAGGCGGGTGAGTCGGTGAAGCTGGAGCAGGAGCAGCAGCAGGAGCCACTGCCCAGGCCCAGGCCACGGCCCCGACCGCCTGCTGCCTCCTTTGGCCAGGCCGATGACCTGCGCATCCGCAAGGTGGAGTCGCTGGCCGACTGCATGGCGCCCGGGTCAGGAGAGGGCCCGGAGCCTGACCAGCGCATCCACTCAACAGTGGGCGGAGGAGGAGCAGGGAGCGGCAGCGGGAGCCACGACTACCCAGAGACTGGCGGCGCGCCCTACGACATGTCCGAGGTCCTCATCTCGGACGACTTCCCCGAGGAGGACTACGAGAGCTCGGCCAGCGAGGACTGCCGCAGCGGCTTCTACAGGGGCCCCGAGGACCCAGCCTCACACCCGCTGCGGCCCGATGGCCCCGAGGGCCCCGGGGCCGAGCCCGTCCGCTGCTCCGAGTGCGCGGCTGTCTTCGAGCAGCGGGAGCACCTGGCCGCCCACATGGTGACACACCGGCTCTACATGTGCCTGCTCTGTGGCAAGGTCTTCAAGAAGAACGCGCGCTTGGCGCAGCACATCAACGTTCACACCGGCTTCAAGCCGTACTGCTGCGCCGTCTGCGGCCGCACTTTCACGCAGAAGCGCTCGCTAAAGGACCACATGAACGTGCACAACGGCGACGCGCCCCACTGCTGCAACTACTGTGACATGCGTTTCACCCACTACAGCACCCTGCGCGTCCACCTGCGCGACCAGCACGGCAAGACCACCACCCGTAACCTGGAGAACCGGCCGGCTGAGATCAGCATGGTGTTGCCTTAG
- the LOC132394730 gene encoding zinc finger and BTB domain-containing protein 12-like isoform X4: MQAWHLPSTPQPASKPSACSTQGHPSPSASQIPGFSPFRTAALAMASDDVVRFHFPNHEVSILQRMNQLRMEERFCDVTIVAERLRFPGHRVVLAACSPFLRDQFHMNPSREVEVFPMTGAQTVQRLLLSCYTGTLEFPFGDILDYLTAASCLQMEHVVEKCRQSLSPRIGPRLPPAPPGPSPGLGGDESGPDRDRDPDQERPCTPQIASSSERDGPWAEAGESVKLEQEQQQEPLPRPRPRPRPPAASFGQADDLRIRKVESLADCMAPGSGEGPEPDQRIHSTVGGGGAGSGSGSHDYPETGGAPYDMSEVLISDDFPEEDYESSASEDCRSGFYRGPEDPASHPLRPDGPEGPGAEPVRCSECAAVFEQREHLAAHMVTHRLYMCLLCGKVFKKNARLAQHINVHTGFKPYCCAVCGRTFTQKRSLKDHMNVHNGDAPHCCNYCDMRFTHYSTLRVHLRDQHGKTTTRNLENRPAEISMVLP; encoded by the coding sequence CTGCTGCCCTGGCTATGGCCTCGGACGACGTGGTGCGCTTCCACTTTCCCAACCACGAGGTGTCGATCCTGCAGCGGATGAACCAGCTGCGGATGGAGGAGCGGTTCTGCGACGTGACCATCGTGGCAGAGCGGCTGCGGTTCCCGGGGCACCGGGTGGTCCTGGCTGCCTGCTCCCCGTTCCTGCGGGACCAATTCCACATGAACCCCTCCCGGGAGGTGGAGGTCTTCCCCATGACCGGAGCGCAGACTGTGCAGCGCTTGCTGCTCTCCTGTTACACTGGCACGCTGGAGTTCCCCTTTGGCGACATCCTCGACTACCTGACAGCGGCCAGCTGCCTGCAGATGGAGCACGTGGTGGAGAAGTGCCGCCAGTCCCTCTCGCCGCGGATCGGACCCCGCCTGCCGCCCGCACCGCCGGGCCCCAGCCCGGGTCTGGGAGGGGACGAGTCAGGCCCGGACCGGGACCGCGACCCAGACCAGGAGCGGCCGTGCACGCCGCAGATCGCCAGCTCCTCTGAGCGCGACGGGCCATGGGCCGAGGCGGGTGAGTCGGTGAAGCTGGAGCAGGAGCAGCAGCAGGAGCCACTGCCCAGGCCCAGGCCACGGCCCCGACCGCCTGCTGCCTCCTTTGGCCAGGCCGATGACCTGCGCATCCGCAAGGTGGAGTCGCTGGCCGACTGCATGGCGCCCGGGTCAGGAGAGGGCCCGGAGCCTGACCAGCGCATCCACTCAACAGTGGGCGGAGGAGGAGCAGGGAGCGGCAGCGGGAGCCACGACTACCCAGAGACTGGCGGCGCGCCCTACGACATGTCCGAGGTCCTCATCTCGGACGACTTCCCCGAGGAGGACTACGAGAGCTCGGCCAGCGAGGACTGCCGCAGCGGCTTCTACAGGGGCCCCGAGGACCCAGCCTCACACCCGCTGCGGCCCGATGGCCCCGAGGGCCCCGGGGCCGAGCCCGTCCGCTGCTCCGAGTGCGCGGCTGTCTTCGAGCAGCGGGAGCACCTGGCCGCCCACATGGTGACACACCGGCTCTACATGTGCCTGCTCTGTGGCAAGGTCTTCAAGAAGAACGCGCGCTTGGCGCAGCACATCAACGTTCACACCGGCTTCAAGCCGTACTGCTGCGCCGTCTGCGGCCGCACTTTCACGCAGAAGCGCTCGCTAAAGGACCACATGAACGTGCACAACGGCGACGCGCCCCACTGCTGCAACTACTGTGACATGCGTTTCACCCACTACAGCACCCTGCGCGTCCACCTGCGCGACCAGCACGGCAAGACCACCACCCGTAACCTGGAGAACCGGCCGGCTGAGATCAGCATGGTGTTGCCTTAG
- the LOC132394730 gene encoding zinc finger and BTB domain-containing protein 12-like isoform X6, which produces MVGPPSSSSAAGSCCAAFRSATHHRRRRSDLPPAAALAMASDDVVRFHFPNHEVSILQRMNQLRMEERFCDVTIVAERLRFPGHRVVLAACSPFLRDQFHMNPSREVEVFPMTGAQTVQRLLLSCYTGTLEFPFGDILDYLTAASCLQMEHVVEKCRQSLSPRIGPRLPPAPPGPSPGLGGDESGPDRDRDPDQERPCTPQIASSSERDGPWAEAGESVKLEQEQQQEPLPRPRPRPRPPAASFGQADDLRIRKVESLADCMAPGSGEGPEPDQRIHSTVGGGGAGSGSGSHDYPETGGAPYDMSEVLISDDFPEEDYESSASEDCRSGFYRGPEDPASHPLRPDGPEGPGAEPVRCSECAAVFEQREHLAAHMVTHRLYMCLLCGKVFKKNARLAQHINVHTGFKPYCCAVCGRTFTQKRSLKDHMNVHNGDAPHCCNYCDMRFTHYSTLRVHLRDQHGKTTTRNLENRPAEISMVLP; this is translated from the coding sequence CTGCTGCCCTGGCTATGGCCTCGGACGACGTGGTGCGCTTCCACTTTCCCAACCACGAGGTGTCGATCCTGCAGCGGATGAACCAGCTGCGGATGGAGGAGCGGTTCTGCGACGTGACCATCGTGGCAGAGCGGCTGCGGTTCCCGGGGCACCGGGTGGTCCTGGCTGCCTGCTCCCCGTTCCTGCGGGACCAATTCCACATGAACCCCTCCCGGGAGGTGGAGGTCTTCCCCATGACCGGAGCGCAGACTGTGCAGCGCTTGCTGCTCTCCTGTTACACTGGCACGCTGGAGTTCCCCTTTGGCGACATCCTCGACTACCTGACAGCGGCCAGCTGCCTGCAGATGGAGCACGTGGTGGAGAAGTGCCGCCAGTCCCTCTCGCCGCGGATCGGACCCCGCCTGCCGCCCGCACCGCCGGGCCCCAGCCCGGGTCTGGGAGGGGACGAGTCAGGCCCGGACCGGGACCGCGACCCAGACCAGGAGCGGCCGTGCACGCCGCAGATCGCCAGCTCCTCTGAGCGCGACGGGCCATGGGCCGAGGCGGGTGAGTCGGTGAAGCTGGAGCAGGAGCAGCAGCAGGAGCCACTGCCCAGGCCCAGGCCACGGCCCCGACCGCCTGCTGCCTCCTTTGGCCAGGCCGATGACCTGCGCATCCGCAAGGTGGAGTCGCTGGCCGACTGCATGGCGCCCGGGTCAGGAGAGGGCCCGGAGCCTGACCAGCGCATCCACTCAACAGTGGGCGGAGGAGGAGCAGGGAGCGGCAGCGGGAGCCACGACTACCCAGAGACTGGCGGCGCGCCCTACGACATGTCCGAGGTCCTCATCTCGGACGACTTCCCCGAGGAGGACTACGAGAGCTCGGCCAGCGAGGACTGCCGCAGCGGCTTCTACAGGGGCCCCGAGGACCCAGCCTCACACCCGCTGCGGCCCGATGGCCCCGAGGGCCCCGGGGCCGAGCCCGTCCGCTGCTCCGAGTGCGCGGCTGTCTTCGAGCAGCGGGAGCACCTGGCCGCCCACATGGTGACACACCGGCTCTACATGTGCCTGCTCTGTGGCAAGGTCTTCAAGAAGAACGCGCGCTTGGCGCAGCACATCAACGTTCACACCGGCTTCAAGCCGTACTGCTGCGCCGTCTGCGGCCGCACTTTCACGCAGAAGCGCTCGCTAAAGGACCACATGAACGTGCACAACGGCGACGCGCCCCACTGCTGCAACTACTGTGACATGCGTTTCACCCACTACAGCACCCTGCGCGTCCACCTGCGCGACCAGCACGGCAAGACCACCACCCGTAACCTGGAGAACCGGCCGGCTGAGATCAGCATGGTGTTGCCTTAG
- the LOC132394730 gene encoding zinc finger and BTB domain-containing protein 12-like isoform X5: MVGPPSSSSAAGSCCAAFRSATHHRRRRSDLPPAAAALAMASDDVVRFHFPNHEVSILQRMNQLRMEERFCDVTIVAERLRFPGHRVVLAACSPFLRDQFHMNPSREVEVFPMTGAQTVQRLLLSCYTGTLEFPFGDILDYLTAASCLQMEHVVEKCRQSLSPRIGPRLPPAPPGPSPGLGGDESGPDRDRDPDQERPCTPQIASSSERDGPWAEAGESVKLEQEQQQEPLPRPRPRPRPPAASFGQADDLRIRKVESLADCMAPGSGEGPEPDQRIHSTVGGGGAGSGSGSHDYPETGGAPYDMSEVLISDDFPEEDYESSASEDCRSGFYRGPEDPASHPLRPDGPEGPGAEPVRCSECAAVFEQREHLAAHMVTHRLYMCLLCGKVFKKNARLAQHINVHTGFKPYCCAVCGRTFTQKRSLKDHMNVHNGDAPHCCNYCDMRFTHYSTLRVHLRDQHGKTTTRNLENRPAEISMVLP, translated from the coding sequence CAGCTGCTGCCCTGGCTATGGCCTCGGACGACGTGGTGCGCTTCCACTTTCCCAACCACGAGGTGTCGATCCTGCAGCGGATGAACCAGCTGCGGATGGAGGAGCGGTTCTGCGACGTGACCATCGTGGCAGAGCGGCTGCGGTTCCCGGGGCACCGGGTGGTCCTGGCTGCCTGCTCCCCGTTCCTGCGGGACCAATTCCACATGAACCCCTCCCGGGAGGTGGAGGTCTTCCCCATGACCGGAGCGCAGACTGTGCAGCGCTTGCTGCTCTCCTGTTACACTGGCACGCTGGAGTTCCCCTTTGGCGACATCCTCGACTACCTGACAGCGGCCAGCTGCCTGCAGATGGAGCACGTGGTGGAGAAGTGCCGCCAGTCCCTCTCGCCGCGGATCGGACCCCGCCTGCCGCCCGCACCGCCGGGCCCCAGCCCGGGTCTGGGAGGGGACGAGTCAGGCCCGGACCGGGACCGCGACCCAGACCAGGAGCGGCCGTGCACGCCGCAGATCGCCAGCTCCTCTGAGCGCGACGGGCCATGGGCCGAGGCGGGTGAGTCGGTGAAGCTGGAGCAGGAGCAGCAGCAGGAGCCACTGCCCAGGCCCAGGCCACGGCCCCGACCGCCTGCTGCCTCCTTTGGCCAGGCCGATGACCTGCGCATCCGCAAGGTGGAGTCGCTGGCCGACTGCATGGCGCCCGGGTCAGGAGAGGGCCCGGAGCCTGACCAGCGCATCCACTCAACAGTGGGCGGAGGAGGAGCAGGGAGCGGCAGCGGGAGCCACGACTACCCAGAGACTGGCGGCGCGCCCTACGACATGTCCGAGGTCCTCATCTCGGACGACTTCCCCGAGGAGGACTACGAGAGCTCGGCCAGCGAGGACTGCCGCAGCGGCTTCTACAGGGGCCCCGAGGACCCAGCCTCACACCCGCTGCGGCCCGATGGCCCCGAGGGCCCCGGGGCCGAGCCCGTCCGCTGCTCCGAGTGCGCGGCTGTCTTCGAGCAGCGGGAGCACCTGGCCGCCCACATGGTGACACACCGGCTCTACATGTGCCTGCTCTGTGGCAAGGTCTTCAAGAAGAACGCGCGCTTGGCGCAGCACATCAACGTTCACACCGGCTTCAAGCCGTACTGCTGCGCCGTCTGCGGCCGCACTTTCACGCAGAAGCGCTCGCTAAAGGACCACATGAACGTGCACAACGGCGACGCGCCCCACTGCTGCAACTACTGTGACATGCGTTTCACCCACTACAGCACCCTGCGCGTCCACCTGCGCGACCAGCACGGCAAGACCACCACCCGTAACCTGGAGAACCGGCCGGCTGAGATCAGCATGGTGTTGCCTTAG
- the LOC132394730 gene encoding zinc finger and BTB domain-containing protein 12-like isoform X8: protein MNKIKRTAFIRSFRRLHPPNPNFHFNIQAAALAMASDDVVRFHFPNHEVSILQRMNQLRMEERFCDVTIVAERLRFPGHRVVLAACSPFLRDQFHMNPSREVEVFPMTGAQTVQRLLLSCYTGTLEFPFGDILDYLTAASCLQMEHVVEKCRQSLSPRIGPRLPPAPPGPSPGLGGDESGPDRDRDPDQERPCTPQIASSSERDGPWAEAGESVKLEQEQQQEPLPRPRPRPRPPAASFGQADDLRIRKVESLADCMAPGSGEGPEPDQRIHSTVGGGGAGSGSGSHDYPETGGAPYDMSEVLISDDFPEEDYESSASEDCRSGFYRGPEDPASHPLRPDGPEGPGAEPVRCSECAAVFEQREHLAAHMVTHRLYMCLLCGKVFKKNARLAQHINVHTGFKPYCCAVCGRTFTQKRSLKDHMNVHNGDAPHCCNYCDMRFTHYSTLRVHLRDQHGKTTTRNLENRPAEISMVLP from the coding sequence CTGCTGCCCTGGCTATGGCCTCGGACGACGTGGTGCGCTTCCACTTTCCCAACCACGAGGTGTCGATCCTGCAGCGGATGAACCAGCTGCGGATGGAGGAGCGGTTCTGCGACGTGACCATCGTGGCAGAGCGGCTGCGGTTCCCGGGGCACCGGGTGGTCCTGGCTGCCTGCTCCCCGTTCCTGCGGGACCAATTCCACATGAACCCCTCCCGGGAGGTGGAGGTCTTCCCCATGACCGGAGCGCAGACTGTGCAGCGCTTGCTGCTCTCCTGTTACACTGGCACGCTGGAGTTCCCCTTTGGCGACATCCTCGACTACCTGACAGCGGCCAGCTGCCTGCAGATGGAGCACGTGGTGGAGAAGTGCCGCCAGTCCCTCTCGCCGCGGATCGGACCCCGCCTGCCGCCCGCACCGCCGGGCCCCAGCCCGGGTCTGGGAGGGGACGAGTCAGGCCCGGACCGGGACCGCGACCCAGACCAGGAGCGGCCGTGCACGCCGCAGATCGCCAGCTCCTCTGAGCGCGACGGGCCATGGGCCGAGGCGGGTGAGTCGGTGAAGCTGGAGCAGGAGCAGCAGCAGGAGCCACTGCCCAGGCCCAGGCCACGGCCCCGACCGCCTGCTGCCTCCTTTGGCCAGGCCGATGACCTGCGCATCCGCAAGGTGGAGTCGCTGGCCGACTGCATGGCGCCCGGGTCAGGAGAGGGCCCGGAGCCTGACCAGCGCATCCACTCAACAGTGGGCGGAGGAGGAGCAGGGAGCGGCAGCGGGAGCCACGACTACCCAGAGACTGGCGGCGCGCCCTACGACATGTCCGAGGTCCTCATCTCGGACGACTTCCCCGAGGAGGACTACGAGAGCTCGGCCAGCGAGGACTGCCGCAGCGGCTTCTACAGGGGCCCCGAGGACCCAGCCTCACACCCGCTGCGGCCCGATGGCCCCGAGGGCCCCGGGGCCGAGCCCGTCCGCTGCTCCGAGTGCGCGGCTGTCTTCGAGCAGCGGGAGCACCTGGCCGCCCACATGGTGACACACCGGCTCTACATGTGCCTGCTCTGTGGCAAGGTCTTCAAGAAGAACGCGCGCTTGGCGCAGCACATCAACGTTCACACCGGCTTCAAGCCGTACTGCTGCGCCGTCTGCGGCCGCACTTTCACGCAGAAGCGCTCGCTAAAGGACCACATGAACGTGCACAACGGCGACGCGCCCCACTGCTGCAACTACTGTGACATGCGTTTCACCCACTACAGCACCCTGCGCGTCCACCTGCGCGACCAGCACGGCAAGACCACCACCCGTAACCTGGAGAACCGGCCGGCTGAGATCAGCATGGTGTTGCCTTAG
- the LOC132394730 gene encoding zinc finger and BTB domain-containing protein 12-like isoform X7 codes for MNKIKRTAFIRSFRRLHPPNPNFHFNIQAAAALAMASDDVVRFHFPNHEVSILQRMNQLRMEERFCDVTIVAERLRFPGHRVVLAACSPFLRDQFHMNPSREVEVFPMTGAQTVQRLLLSCYTGTLEFPFGDILDYLTAASCLQMEHVVEKCRQSLSPRIGPRLPPAPPGPSPGLGGDESGPDRDRDPDQERPCTPQIASSSERDGPWAEAGESVKLEQEQQQEPLPRPRPRPRPPAASFGQADDLRIRKVESLADCMAPGSGEGPEPDQRIHSTVGGGGAGSGSGSHDYPETGGAPYDMSEVLISDDFPEEDYESSASEDCRSGFYRGPEDPASHPLRPDGPEGPGAEPVRCSECAAVFEQREHLAAHMVTHRLYMCLLCGKVFKKNARLAQHINVHTGFKPYCCAVCGRTFTQKRSLKDHMNVHNGDAPHCCNYCDMRFTHYSTLRVHLRDQHGKTTTRNLENRPAEISMVLP; via the coding sequence CAGCTGCTGCCCTGGCTATGGCCTCGGACGACGTGGTGCGCTTCCACTTTCCCAACCACGAGGTGTCGATCCTGCAGCGGATGAACCAGCTGCGGATGGAGGAGCGGTTCTGCGACGTGACCATCGTGGCAGAGCGGCTGCGGTTCCCGGGGCACCGGGTGGTCCTGGCTGCCTGCTCCCCGTTCCTGCGGGACCAATTCCACATGAACCCCTCCCGGGAGGTGGAGGTCTTCCCCATGACCGGAGCGCAGACTGTGCAGCGCTTGCTGCTCTCCTGTTACACTGGCACGCTGGAGTTCCCCTTTGGCGACATCCTCGACTACCTGACAGCGGCCAGCTGCCTGCAGATGGAGCACGTGGTGGAGAAGTGCCGCCAGTCCCTCTCGCCGCGGATCGGACCCCGCCTGCCGCCCGCACCGCCGGGCCCCAGCCCGGGTCTGGGAGGGGACGAGTCAGGCCCGGACCGGGACCGCGACCCAGACCAGGAGCGGCCGTGCACGCCGCAGATCGCCAGCTCCTCTGAGCGCGACGGGCCATGGGCCGAGGCGGGTGAGTCGGTGAAGCTGGAGCAGGAGCAGCAGCAGGAGCCACTGCCCAGGCCCAGGCCACGGCCCCGACCGCCTGCTGCCTCCTTTGGCCAGGCCGATGACCTGCGCATCCGCAAGGTGGAGTCGCTGGCCGACTGCATGGCGCCCGGGTCAGGAGAGGGCCCGGAGCCTGACCAGCGCATCCACTCAACAGTGGGCGGAGGAGGAGCAGGGAGCGGCAGCGGGAGCCACGACTACCCAGAGACTGGCGGCGCGCCCTACGACATGTCCGAGGTCCTCATCTCGGACGACTTCCCCGAGGAGGACTACGAGAGCTCGGCCAGCGAGGACTGCCGCAGCGGCTTCTACAGGGGCCCCGAGGACCCAGCCTCACACCCGCTGCGGCCCGATGGCCCCGAGGGCCCCGGGGCCGAGCCCGTCCGCTGCTCCGAGTGCGCGGCTGTCTTCGAGCAGCGGGAGCACCTGGCCGCCCACATGGTGACACACCGGCTCTACATGTGCCTGCTCTGTGGCAAGGTCTTCAAGAAGAACGCGCGCTTGGCGCAGCACATCAACGTTCACACCGGCTTCAAGCCGTACTGCTGCGCCGTCTGCGGCCGCACTTTCACGCAGAAGCGCTCGCTAAAGGACCACATGAACGTGCACAACGGCGACGCGCCCCACTGCTGCAACTACTGTGACATGCGTTTCACCCACTACAGCACCCTGCGCGTCCACCTGCGCGACCAGCACGGCAAGACCACCACCCGTAACCTGGAGAACCGGCCGGCTGAGATCAGCATGGTGTTGCCTTAG
- the LOC132394730 gene encoding zinc finger and BTB domain-containing protein 12-like isoform X3, whose translation MQAWHLPSTPQPASKPSACSTQGHPSPSASQIPGFSPFRTAAALAMASDDVVRFHFPNHEVSILQRMNQLRMEERFCDVTIVAERLRFPGHRVVLAACSPFLRDQFHMNPSREVEVFPMTGAQTVQRLLLSCYTGTLEFPFGDILDYLTAASCLQMEHVVEKCRQSLSPRIGPRLPPAPPGPSPGLGGDESGPDRDRDPDQERPCTPQIASSSERDGPWAEAGESVKLEQEQQQEPLPRPRPRPRPPAASFGQADDLRIRKVESLADCMAPGSGEGPEPDQRIHSTVGGGGAGSGSGSHDYPETGGAPYDMSEVLISDDFPEEDYESSASEDCRSGFYRGPEDPASHPLRPDGPEGPGAEPVRCSECAAVFEQREHLAAHMVTHRLYMCLLCGKVFKKNARLAQHINVHTGFKPYCCAVCGRTFTQKRSLKDHMNVHNGDAPHCCNYCDMRFTHYSTLRVHLRDQHGKTTTRNLENRPAEISMVLP comes from the coding sequence CAGCTGCTGCCCTGGCTATGGCCTCGGACGACGTGGTGCGCTTCCACTTTCCCAACCACGAGGTGTCGATCCTGCAGCGGATGAACCAGCTGCGGATGGAGGAGCGGTTCTGCGACGTGACCATCGTGGCAGAGCGGCTGCGGTTCCCGGGGCACCGGGTGGTCCTGGCTGCCTGCTCCCCGTTCCTGCGGGACCAATTCCACATGAACCCCTCCCGGGAGGTGGAGGTCTTCCCCATGACCGGAGCGCAGACTGTGCAGCGCTTGCTGCTCTCCTGTTACACTGGCACGCTGGAGTTCCCCTTTGGCGACATCCTCGACTACCTGACAGCGGCCAGCTGCCTGCAGATGGAGCACGTGGTGGAGAAGTGCCGCCAGTCCCTCTCGCCGCGGATCGGACCCCGCCTGCCGCCCGCACCGCCGGGCCCCAGCCCGGGTCTGGGAGGGGACGAGTCAGGCCCGGACCGGGACCGCGACCCAGACCAGGAGCGGCCGTGCACGCCGCAGATCGCCAGCTCCTCTGAGCGCGACGGGCCATGGGCCGAGGCGGGTGAGTCGGTGAAGCTGGAGCAGGAGCAGCAGCAGGAGCCACTGCCCAGGCCCAGGCCACGGCCCCGACCGCCTGCTGCCTCCTTTGGCCAGGCCGATGACCTGCGCATCCGCAAGGTGGAGTCGCTGGCCGACTGCATGGCGCCCGGGTCAGGAGAGGGCCCGGAGCCTGACCAGCGCATCCACTCAACAGTGGGCGGAGGAGGAGCAGGGAGCGGCAGCGGGAGCCACGACTACCCAGAGACTGGCGGCGCGCCCTACGACATGTCCGAGGTCCTCATCTCGGACGACTTCCCCGAGGAGGACTACGAGAGCTCGGCCAGCGAGGACTGCCGCAGCGGCTTCTACAGGGGCCCCGAGGACCCAGCCTCACACCCGCTGCGGCCCGATGGCCCCGAGGGCCCCGGGGCCGAGCCCGTCCGCTGCTCCGAGTGCGCGGCTGTCTTCGAGCAGCGGGAGCACCTGGCCGCCCACATGGTGACACACCGGCTCTACATGTGCCTGCTCTGTGGCAAGGTCTTCAAGAAGAACGCGCGCTTGGCGCAGCACATCAACGTTCACACCGGCTTCAAGCCGTACTGCTGCGCCGTCTGCGGCCGCACTTTCACGCAGAAGCGCTCGCTAAAGGACCACATGAACGTGCACAACGGCGACGCGCCCCACTGCTGCAACTACTGTGACATGCGTTTCACCCACTACAGCACCCTGCGCGTCCACCTGCGCGACCAGCACGGCAAGACCACCACCCGTAACCTGGAGAACCGGCCGGCTGAGATCAGCATGGTGTTGCCTTAG